The segment TCTACCCCTCTTCCAGGGGCAAAAAACTGCCCCTCTCAGTAACTCTTCATACGTGTAAAGGGAGTTATCAGAGGGGGGATGTTTTTCGCCCCCCGAGCTGCGCGAGCGGCCCGCAGCGGGGCCGAACACAGCGAGGCCCCGCCGGGCGGTACCCGACGGGGCCTGTGATGGCAGCACTCAGAGCGCAGGAAGCTCCTCCCTCACCTCCCACGGGTCCGGTAGGTCCAGCCAGTGGATCTCCACCCGGTCCGGGCTGAGGCCGTTCTGACCTCGAACGCCCTTGGCCACCACCACCCGCCGAATGGCCAGGCGCAGCAGGTCCCGTCGCAGCGGCAGGTCCGCCGCTTCCCATGCCTCCTCGGTCTGTTCGTGCTCCAGCAACCATCCGATGTCCAGTCGCTTCGGCGCGCACGCCGCAACCTGCTCGGTGACCGTCTGGAGTGCCGCGCGGGCCTCGGCCTGGAGGCGGGGTAGGTGGACGTCGAACGGAGGGTCGTACATGCCCGCCGCCTGCTGCTCGGCGATGCGCTGCACACGCACTCGGGCGGCCTTCTCGGCGGCCAGGGCCTCCGCCAGCGCCTCGGCCCCCGCCGGGTCCTGTAGGCCCGCGTAGCGCTCCGCAGCGATCCACAGCAGTTCGTCCTCCGCGTCCCCGGAGTTGACCCGGGAGAACCACGCGAGCGTGACGTACTGCTCCAGGGTCGTCCGCTTCACGCTCACCGGGGCCGGGCAGGACTTTCCGGCGGCGTGGCGGGCGCACACATGGCTCCTGCCGCCGGAGGCTGCGCCACGGCACCCGGCGCAGCGCGCGAGATCGGTCAGCAGGTGGTACTTCCGGCTGCTCGGCTGCGTCTCGTAGCGCATGTGGCCGCGCATGGCGGCGCGGGCCTTGCGCACGGTGTCGGGCGGGACCGGCTCCGCGCCGGGGGCGAGCACGCTGACGCGCTCCCCCGTCTCCGGGTGGCGGAACACCGCGTCCTCACCGGTGGTGGCTCCTTGGGCGACCATCACCTGCCAGCCCTCGTAGACGGGGTGCCACACCATCTTGGAGATGGTGGACGCCTGCCACTCCCCGCCGCCCGGCGAAGGGATCGGGTGGGGGCCCGAGTTGAGCGCGCGGACCAGCATCCGGGCGGGCACGCCGAGCGCCAGGCTCTCGAAGACGTGCAGCACGTACCGCCAGGTGTCGGCGCTGTTGACCAGCTTCCGCGTGTCGGGGCCGTCCAGGTCGAAGCCGTACGGCACCTTGCCCAGCCACTTGCCCGCCTTGCGCTGGGTGGCCTTGGTGGAGCGCAGGTTGAAGCTGAGGCGCTGGGAGAACTCCCGGGCCTGCTCGGCCCGGTCGAGAATCCACCGGCGGTCCCGCTCGATCGAGCTGTCCAGCCCCTCGTAGTCGAAGATCACCCGGGCCTTGCCCAGGATGGGCACGATCTCTTCCGCGCCCTTGCGGGTGAAGCGGTCCAGGAACGCGCACCACAGGATCGGGACCTCACCGGCCAGCACGTCCGACACGGCGTTGTCGAACTCGGGCCGCTTCACGTCCGACCACGCCGACAGGTTGTCCACCCAGACCTTGCGGACGCTCTTGCCGTTCTTGTCGGCCCAGGCCCGGCCCAACTCCTCCTGTGTCTGCACCGACAGCAGGTCGCGCGGGTCCTCCGTGCGGACCTTCTTGGACTTCCGCAGGTAGAGATCAACTTCTTCTTGGACGGCCTCGGCCATGACCACAGTCTCCGGTCGGTCGGGAATCCCCGCACGTCAGACGATGTGCTGGGGTGTCCACTCGACTGACCAGTACGACCTGGGCATGGAGTACACCGGCTACGCGGAGCCCGGCGGCTACGACCGGGTGGTGTTCCGGGGCGACGTCGCCGGGCGGGAGTTCATCGCGTTCTGGCTGGCGGGCGGGAAGGTGCTGGCGG is part of the Kitasatospora setae KM-6054 genome and harbors:
- a CDS encoding recombinase family protein, which produces MAEAVQEEVDLYLRKSKKVRTEDPRDLLSVQTQEELGRAWADKNGKSVRKVWVDNLSAWSDVKRPEFDNAVSDVLAGEVPILWCAFLDRFTRKGAEEIVPILGKARVIFDYEGLDSSIERDRRWILDRAEQAREFSQRLSFNLRSTKATQRKAGKWLGKVPYGFDLDGPDTRKLVNSADTWRYVLHVFESLALGVPARMLVRALNSGPHPIPSPGGGEWQASTISKMVWHPVYEGWQVMVAQGATTGEDAVFRHPETGERVSVLAPGAEPVPPDTVRKARAAMRGHMRYETQPSSRKYHLLTDLARCAGCRGAASGGRSHVCARHAAGKSCPAPVSVKRTTLEQYVTLAWFSRVNSGDAEDELLWIAAERYAGLQDPAGAEALAEALAAEKAARVRVQRIAEQQAAGMYDPPFDVHLPRLQAEARAALQTVTEQVAACAPKRLDIGWLLEHEQTEEAWEAADLPLRRDLLRLAIRRVVVAKGVRGQNGLSPDRVEIHWLDLPDPWEVREELPAL